The DNA window TCCGATCAagtggtttaatttatttatttttaagaaaaaataaagaaaaaaagaaattgtctcAAGAGAAATGCGTTtgggagaaaaatgaaaattacaacTTTCCAGGTAACCCGACTACAACGCGCTTCAGGAAGCAGTCATAAATCAAATCCGTTCAAAGTAAAAGAAGCGTGGAGGACACGGCGTCTCTGGTAATTTACTTGTGAAGCTTCTGCCTTTAGTTTACTGCTAAGAATTCGAAATTAATAATTCCCATCCTGCCTttagtaatatttatttatttatttatgcatatGATGAGCTTGTCAGCTCACAATACCTAATACTTTAGAATAACAGAATATGCTCCAGCTAAGTGGTCCCCACAAGCCCTTCAAAGAAGATTAGCCAGCCATAGTGGAATTGATCTTTCACCAATCATCTCCTCTCGAACAATGCATTCTTCTGcatctttgtttttaaaaatattcgaatttttttatatttttttacttgaaattatattttagtatttttaaattattttaatataataatgccaaaaacaaattaacccaatacaatttaaaaaaaaaaaaacaattgtcacgATACTAAATAAATGGTCATCCATTTCGCTCTCACAAACTTTATACCGACAAACAAGTAATAAACTAGTCTTATATGACTAATCAATCAACCATGAATATATCAAGTCTTGAATGAGAACCACTTGTAGAAAAGTTAAAGGCAGATAAGAGAATCTCACCTGAAAATCTTCGTCTTCTTCCTTTCCTCTCCACCAAAACAAACCCCAATTTCAATTTCctgaaaaaagaagataaaggaATAAAAGGGGGAAGTGAAGTTCAAGTCTCCATGGACAGACTGGTAAAGGCAGACGTGAAGGAAGTGGAGATAGCATATAAGGGAAGTCAAAACTGCAGCACAACTTTCAGATTAACCAACCTTATGCACACCATGTCTGTGGCAATCTCTTTGTCTACGACAAACCCTTCTGCTTTCTCTTTCGCACAGCCTTTCTCTATAATACCACCTTTGTCTTCCTCATCTTACACAATTGTCCTCTCTCAGTTATCCGAACAGCCTCCTCTGTCTACTCCTCCTGATGCCATCTCTGTTAAATCATCCATGCTACCTACAGGCAAGGCTCATCAGGATGAACTCCGCCGACTGTTTTCAAAACCTGGACCCCATATTTTTAGAGACGCCACCATACCTGTCTACCTCGTGGGTCCCCAAGTTGCTGAATATATCATCTCCAATCACACCCAAATTACTGATGTCTCCGGTTACTTCAACAGGGCTATTTGTAGATGTACCGGCTCCCAGATCACAGGACTGCTCAAATCTGCTGTGCCATCTGGTAATCTAAATTTGGTCACTAGCTTGATTGATCGCGGTGGTAATGTCAATTGCAAGGATTCAGAGGGACGGTCCTTGATCTCTCTAGCTGTTCAGGCTGGGCAGATTGATGTTGTTAAGGTTTTGACTGCTTCTGGATGTGTAATTGATGGCTCGATTGATAAAGTCTTGCACTATGCAGCAGCTATAAATAGAGTGGATTTGATGGATG is part of the Populus trichocarpa isolate Nisqually-1 chromosome 2, P.trichocarpa_v4.1, whole genome shotgun sequence genome and encodes:
- the LOC7458237 gene encoding protein VAPYRIN-LIKE, which gives rise to MDRLVKADVKEVEIAYKGSQNCSTTFRLTNLMHTMSVAISLSTTNPSAFSFAQPFSIIPPLSSSSYTIVLSQLSEQPPLSTPPDAISVKSSMLPTGKAHQDELRRLFSKPGPHIFRDATIPVYLVGPQVAEYIISNHTQITDVSGYFNRAICRCTGSQITGLLKSAVPSGNLNLVTSLIDRGGNVNCKDSEGRSLISLAVQAGQIDVVKVLTASGCVIDGSIDKVLHYAAAINRVDLMDVLCDSFENIEVNSADLRGRTPIHVAASRGHVEVIRFCVSAGGKTGVLDHDASSPLHLAAQKGHLETTEYLLDCSDYSVKHAVNKEGKTAFSIAVDNGHSHLYDLLHMGDVLQRAARVDDVNGIKSCLAEGAEVNRSDQNGWTPLHRAAFKGRIESVKVLLNHGAQVNAVDNAGYTPLHCAVEAGHMQVALLLVAHGASAKVKSLKGIVPLNMDCFKNHPSLVKPLCQEEKKSETEVSVC